In a single window of the Dinghuibacter silviterrae genome:
- a CDS encoding sensor histidine kinase, producing MKKIRSLVYVGTGGLKEYDPQKAICIGINAITLVNATLCLGVGGFYSLITQNMLMLGGVIVETGLLTVPILLNHRHRHSAAALFIFLTFCCTTLYYGCIIGRILNADLMLVYLISSALFVFKDLKTKMLCVALVLLLIILLEYNYSYQVIKPIPFTSGIALCIRWSANAVIIFLVIITFAMYSKRYNHVLKELRAHAQKVEEDLIEETIAGEEKVKFISSACHEVNNFFTGQFSLIRQLDRLERDNRHADIKELLGIVKSASNDLQLLINNVLSWSYLELGLKNDLFIERVDIKALFINLVRTTDLIALEKNTSITLVVDESLPQYITTDRLKLLQISHNLISNAIKHANGNSILLQLECLPGRSWRIVVQDKGVGISESLISKIFNPFVTEKSTGNQNGIGIGLYITRELVHKLRGDIHVDSKVDLGARFIVTLPELVTN from the coding sequence ATGAAGAAAATAAGGTCACTAGTTTATGTGGGTACCGGGGGGCTAAAGGAATATGATCCCCAAAAGGCAATCTGCATCGGAATCAATGCAATCACCCTAGTAAATGCCACCTTATGTTTGGGTGTCGGAGGCTTTTATTCTCTGATCACACAGAATATGTTAATGCTGGGAGGGGTTATTGTTGAAACAGGGCTACTGACGGTACCGATTTTATTAAATCATCGCCATAGGCACAGCGCTGCAGCATTGTTCATCTTTTTGACATTTTGTTGTACAACTTTGTATTACGGTTGCATTATTGGCAGAATACTCAACGCCGATTTAATGCTAGTATATCTAATTTCTTCTGCCCTCTTTGTTTTCAAAGACCTCAAAACAAAAATGCTGTGTGTTGCTCTGGTTCTTCTTCTGATAATTTTATTGGAATACAACTACTCATATCAAGTCATAAAACCCATTCCTTTTACCAGCGGCATCGCTCTTTGCATAAGATGGTCTGCCAATGCAGTCATCATCTTCCTTGTGATCATTACTTTCGCAATGTACTCGAAGAGGTACAACCATGTACTAAAAGAATTACGGGCCCATGCGCAGAAGGTCGAAGAGGACCTCATAGAGGAAACTATCGCTGGTGAAGAAAAAGTCAAATTCATCTCTTCTGCCTGTCATGAGGTGAACAACTTCTTCACGGGCCAGTTCTCTCTGATTCGACAATTAGACCGATTAGAACGTGATAACCGACACGCTGATATAAAAGAATTATTGGGCATAGTCAAAAGCGCTTCAAACGACTTGCAGCTATTGATTAATAATGTACTGAGCTGGTCTTACCTTGAATTGGGATTAAAAAACGACCTGTTTATCGAGCGCGTAGACATCAAAGCGCTCTTCATTAACCTGGTCAGAACCACTGATCTGATTGCCCTGGAAAAGAATACCAGCATTACCCTGGTTGTCGATGAATCACTTCCTCAATACATCACGACTGATCGTTTGAAACTCCTCCAAATATCTCATAACCTGATTAGCAATGCCATAAAACATGCCAATGGGAATAGCATTCTTCTCCAATTGGAATGTCTCCCCGGCCGTTCTTGGCGGATTGTTGTACAGGACAAAGGGGTGGGCATCAGTGAAAGCCTGATTTCAAAGATTTTCAATCCATTCGTAACGGAAAAATCAACCGGAAATCAGAATGGGATCGGGATCGGATTGTACATCACCAGGGAACTGGTACACAAACTCCGGGGTGACATACATGTGGACAGTAAAGTAGATTTGGGGGCCCGATTTATCGTGACGCTTCCTGAACTGGTGACGAACTAG
- a CDS encoding terpene synthase family protein has product MRQFLIPHLHCPFPVAVHPQVDEIESHTNQWVLDFGLIEDSETQENFKASKFGHFIGRSFPKAEFTTVAAWSDLNALLFIVDDQIDGGGLIKNEAEFFSYTKAFFEVLDMNRTCTLREDRPTLAALSDFWLRIRKLTNARWQQKFIKGCKDMFDGGYWQFQHLLMRKKPSLDEYFQQRQYFGAAHLSTDALEGIAGIDVPQFILDEPIIQRLTELCRNAICFSNDLFSLAKEIEEKNNGGEFNLVFILKEKYNLTLSEAIQLAADIHDDTVNEFLELSGGIFKYGDRFNIILKEYVDALGILMRGNIEWSTKDTARYPHTYTFEKISV; this is encoded by the coding sequence ATGAGACAATTCCTAATTCCCCATTTACACTGTCCCTTCCCAGTTGCCGTACACCCGCAAGTAGACGAAATTGAGAGCCATACCAATCAATGGGTATTGGATTTCGGTCTTATCGAAGATTCGGAAACGCAGGAAAATTTTAAAGCCAGCAAATTTGGTCACTTTATAGGGAGAAGTTTTCCCAAAGCGGAGTTCACAACTGTCGCTGCATGGTCCGACCTTAATGCCCTGCTATTCATTGTTGACGACCAAATCGATGGGGGAGGTCTGATAAAAAATGAAGCTGAATTCTTCTCCTATACGAAAGCTTTTTTTGAGGTATTGGATATGAACCGGACTTGCACCCTAAGAGAAGACAGGCCCACATTGGCAGCACTTAGCGACTTCTGGTTACGGATCCGAAAACTTACCAATGCTCGCTGGCAACAGAAATTTATCAAAGGTTGCAAGGATATGTTTGATGGGGGGTACTGGCAGTTTCAGCACTTGCTCATGCGTAAAAAGCCAAGTTTAGATGAATATTTTCAACAGCGGCAGTATTTCGGCGCGGCGCATTTGAGTACTGACGCATTAGAAGGCATCGCAGGAATAGACGTGCCTCAGTTTATTCTTGACGAGCCCATTATCCAACGGTTAACGGAACTATGTAGAAATGCAATATGCTTTTCGAACGATCTCTTTTCATTGGCCAAGGAAATCGAGGAAAAGAATAACGGCGGCGAGTTCAATCTGGTATTCATCCTGAAAGAAAAATATAACCTTACACTTAGTGAAGCCATTCAACTGGCAGCTGATATTCATGATGATACGGTTAATGAATTCCTTGAACTATCCGGCGGGATATTCAAATATGGTGACCGCTTTAATATAATTTTAAAAGAATACGTTGACGCCCTTGGAATATTGATGCGGGGCAACATTGAATGGAGTACCAAGGACACCGCACGGTATCCGCATACTTATACCTTTGAAAAGATCTCGGTATGA
- a CDS encoding sensor histidine kinase: protein MGLIRKLLYAGCSDLQEHDPQKAICFGVNVMVLVNATLCILVGGLFTLLSRNLLMLGGVLIETTFLSIPILANFKKRYFIASLSLYLLMCITTFYYGSVIGKEMDNATLMLVYSFSVAFFLFRGITLAICIAINFGFVALLNYNYAHHLIPTMTLPSKALEGFVKWSVFAVTLLLTALTFTMFAKRYSRVLLNLLKLRHYTSQVEKNLQEEEISNENKVKFISTTYHEVNNFFSGQSSLIRRLSILENQNRHADIKEILTIIEGYSENMQLLIKNALSWSMFEMQVTDEPYIELLDIKALLANMIRANEFIALEKNTRLIFLVDESLPAFLPSDRLKLLQITHNLLNNAIKHADEKDVILKLEKLPNGWRMIVQDNGVGISESLLQRIFNPFVTEKSKGNINGIGLGLYITRKLVDQLHGDISVRSQLNAGACFTVTFPELALS from the coding sequence ATGGGATTAATAAGGAAGCTATTGTATGCTGGCTGTTCGGATCTGCAGGAGCATGATCCACAAAAGGCGATTTGTTTCGGGGTAAACGTAATGGTTTTGGTCAATGCGACATTGTGCATATTGGTAGGAGGGCTCTTTACACTGCTCAGCCGAAATCTGCTCATGTTGGGAGGGGTCCTCATAGAGACCACCTTTTTATCTATCCCCATCCTGGCCAATTTCAAAAAAAGATACTTTATTGCGAGTCTCTCCTTATATCTCCTCATGTGCATAACTACCTTTTACTATGGCTCCGTCATCGGGAAGGAGATGGACAATGCCACTTTAATGTTGGTCTATTCATTTTCCGTCGCCTTTTTTCTTTTCCGGGGTATTACTTTAGCGATTTGCATTGCAATTAATTTTGGATTCGTCGCACTCCTCAATTACAATTACGCTCACCACCTCATCCCCACGATGACCCTCCCATCTAAGGCATTAGAAGGATTTGTAAAGTGGTCTGTGTTCGCTGTCACTTTGCTCCTAACTGCGTTAACCTTCACCATGTTTGCCAAAAGGTATAGTCGGGTTTTGCTGAACTTGCTAAAGCTGAGACATTATACATCCCAGGTTGAAAAAAACCTGCAGGAGGAAGAAATATCAAACGAAAACAAGGTAAAATTTATCTCCACAACCTATCACGAAGTCAACAACTTCTTTTCCGGGCAGTCATCCCTTATTCGGAGGCTCAGTATTCTGGAAAATCAAAACCGTCATGCTGATATCAAGGAAATCTTGACAATAATCGAAGGTTATAGCGAAAATATGCAGTTGTTGATAAAAAACGCATTGAGCTGGTCGATGTTCGAAATGCAGGTGACAGACGAACCCTATATCGAGCTCTTGGATATCAAGGCCTTACTTGCGAACATGATCAGGGCTAACGAATTCATTGCTCTTGAAAAAAATACGAGACTCATCTTCCTGGTTGATGAATCACTTCCCGCGTTTCTACCCTCAGACCGATTAAAGCTGCTTCAAATTACCCATAATTTGTTAAATAATGCGATTAAGCACGCCGATGAGAAGGATGTAATACTGAAATTGGAAAAATTGCCCAACGGCTGGAGGATGATTGTCCAGGACAACGGGGTCGGCATCAGCGAAAGCTTACTACAAAGGATATTCAACCCATTTGTCACTGAAAAATCTAAAGGAAACATTAATGGCATTGGGCTTGGGCTTTATATCACCCGGAAACTGGTAGACCAGCTCCATGGTGATATATCAGTGCGCAGTCAATTGAACGCTGGTGCGTGTTTTACCGTCACCTTTCCAGAACTGGCGCTGAGCTAG
- a CDS encoding terpene synthase family protein — protein MKIYKIPELYCPFPSEIHPNMAEIEAHTNQWVQDFDLISSEEMFQKYRSQKFSNMIARSYPYGDFEDLAAWCNVNTLLFIVDDNFDEGNEIRDIASFTYFVDGLLDVLERGRRCTVKKDGPILAALDDFWQSMQFRSSDIWKQKFIQGIKDTFEGGLWQFKHAIKSELPNLNEYFAMRQYLGAANLATESLEVTGKVQLSEPIYKSPVVHKLTEIARNTVCFANDLFSLSKEIARGSGNASEFNLVSILKRKDQLSTEDAIKDVAAIHDNEIRKFIQLAERALVYDSRTNEQLSRYISCLQHFMKGNIVWSTTESSRYPHVYG, from the coding sequence ATGAAAATTTATAAGATTCCGGAACTCTACTGTCCCTTCCCATCGGAAATTCACCCCAATATGGCTGAAATCGAAGCACATACAAACCAGTGGGTCCAGGACTTTGATTTAATTAGTAGTGAGGAGATGTTTCAGAAGTACCGAAGTCAGAAGTTTTCGAATATGATTGCCCGAAGCTATCCGTATGGCGACTTTGAGGACCTGGCGGCCTGGTGCAACGTGAATACGCTATTGTTTATAGTTGATGATAATTTCGACGAAGGGAACGAAATAAGGGATATTGCTTCATTTACATATTTTGTAGATGGACTTCTTGACGTCCTTGAAAGAGGCCGGCGTTGCACTGTCAAAAAGGACGGCCCGATTTTAGCAGCGTTGGATGATTTTTGGCAGAGCATGCAATTCAGGAGTAGTGATATATGGAAACAAAAATTTATTCAGGGAATAAAAGATACTTTCGAAGGTGGCCTTTGGCAGTTCAAACATGCTATTAAGAGCGAACTTCCAAATTTGAACGAGTATTTTGCTATGCGTCAGTATTTGGGGGCAGCAAACCTTGCCACTGAATCATTGGAGGTAACAGGGAAAGTCCAACTTTCGGAACCAATTTATAAGTCCCCGGTGGTCCACAAATTGACCGAGATTGCTCGAAATACGGTTTGTTTTGCCAACGATCTTTTTTCTCTTAGTAAAGAAATTGCAAGGGGGTCGGGAAATGCCTCCGAATTTAATTTGGTCTCCATTTTGAAGCGCAAAGACCAATTGAGCACTGAAGATGCCATAAAAGATGTGGCCGCCATTCATGATAATGAAATAAGAAAATTCATCCAGTTGGCAGAAAGAGCATTAGTCTATGATTCAAGGACCAATGAACAACTAAGTCGATATATTTCTTGCCTGCAGCATTTTATGAAGGGGAACATCGTGTGGAGCACCACTGAATCTTCAAGATACCCTCACGTTTATGGATAG
- a CDS encoding RNA polymerase sigma-70 factor, translating to MLSVKDLKDGDAIYFKEVFDQYHQKLYFFILSKTKSEYIAEEVVQMAFTKLWQCRHTLQEEYAISTQLFRIAHTILIDFLRKYNHTDAVTTRLDTLSIDRGIDSTTEKMREAELQKRISEAVNDLPPIRKQVFAMSREQGMTYREIAETLSVSSKTVEAHIYKALKQIKKYIV from the coding sequence TTGCTTAGTGTCAAGGATTTAAAGGATGGTGACGCCATATACTTCAAAGAAGTATTTGACCAATACCATCAAAAACTTTATTTCTTCATCCTCAGCAAAACGAAATCCGAATATATCGCAGAAGAAGTCGTACAAATGGCATTTACCAAACTTTGGCAATGCCGCCACACTTTGCAGGAAGAATACGCCATTTCCACGCAGTTGTTCAGGATAGCCCATACGATACTTATTGATTTTCTGCGAAAGTATAACCATACGGATGCGGTAACGACTCGTCTGGATACGCTAAGTATTGACAGGGGGATTGACAGTACAACGGAAAAAATGCGGGAGGCCGAATTGCAAAAGAGAATATCGGAAGCGGTGAATGATTTGCCCCCTATAAGAAAGCAGGTATTTGCCATGAGCCGTGAACAAGGGATGACCTATAGAGAAATTGCCGAAACCCTGTCTGTTTCTTCCAAAACGGTGGAAGCACATATTTACAAGGCGTTGAAGCAGATAAAAAAGTATATAGTTTGA